A genomic segment from Actinomycetota bacterium encodes:
- the tcuB gene encoding tricarballylate utilization 4Fe-4S protein TcuB, with the protein MAEPTSIDGLLAEGQRQIAICNGCRYCEGYCAVFPAMERLPVVGAGDLTYLANLCHDCRACYQACMYAPPHPFGVEIPKLMSEARERSYSEFARPRWFARWFTAGPRAVAALTLAGALVFAFLAWAAGRARGIFAPTESTRTFFDVIPYGLMLVPSLLLTAFLLAVIVWGFIDFQRASRGASHLGARVWLSGLAEVATLRWMRGGGDDCYYPAIERSSPLRRRFHHLTAYGFLAALVSTSLASFYHNVLDLPAPYPVLHPVVLFGLVGGIGMTVGTTGLLWLKARAAPLQARREALLNSSFLVSLNLASTSGLFLLALRDTPAMGALLVLHLGTIVALYVTAPYGKFVHIVYRTAAVLRSAAERAADEAAGGRSAREPAALGRPASTRLP; encoded by the coding sequence GTGGCTGAGCCCACCTCCATCGACGGGCTCCTGGCGGAAGGCCAGCGGCAGATCGCGATCTGCAACGGCTGTCGCTACTGCGAGGGCTACTGCGCTGTCTTTCCTGCGATGGAGCGTCTTCCCGTCGTCGGCGCGGGCGACCTCACGTACTTGGCGAACCTGTGTCACGACTGTCGCGCTTGTTACCAGGCATGCATGTACGCGCCACCCCACCCCTTTGGGGTCGAGATCCCGAAGCTCATGAGCGAGGCACGCGAGCGGTCCTACTCCGAGTTCGCCCGGCCTCGTTGGTTCGCACGCTGGTTCACGGCCGGCCCCCGAGCAGTGGCGGCCCTCACCCTCGCCGGCGCGCTGGTCTTCGCGTTTCTGGCATGGGCCGCCGGACGTGCGCGCGGAATCTTTGCTCCCACGGAGTCGACGCGGACGTTCTTCGACGTCATCCCCTACGGCCTGATGCTCGTGCCCTCGCTCCTGCTCACCGCCTTTCTGCTCGCGGTGATCGTCTGGGGCTTCATCGACTTCCAGCGGGCATCGCGTGGTGCCTCGCACCTCGGCGCACGTGTTTGGCTCTCCGGACTCGCGGAGGTCGCCACCCTTCGCTGGATGCGAGGGGGCGGAGACGACTGCTACTACCCCGCAATCGAGCGTTCCTCGCCGCTGCGTCGGAGGTTCCACCACCTGACCGCATACGGGTTTCTCGCGGCACTTGTCTCGACGTCGCTTGCGTCCTTCTATCACAACGTTCTTGATCTGCCGGCGCCGTATCCGGTCCTGCATCCCGTGGTGCTCTTCGGACTCGTCGGCGGGATCGGGATGACCGTCGGGACGACCGGACTCCTCTGGCTCAAGGCTCGCGCGGCGCCTCTTCAAGCTCGTCGCGAAGCGCTTCTGAACTCCTCCTTCCTCGTGTCGCTCAACCTCGCCTCGACGAGCGGATTGTTCCTGCTCGCGCTCCGCGACACGCCTGCGATGGGCGCGCTCCTCGTCCTCCACCTGGGGACGATCGTGGCGCTCTACGTGACGGCCCCCTACGGGAAGTTCGTTCATATCGTCTACCGGACGGCTGCCGTGCTCCGTAGCGCCGCCGAGCGTGCGGCAGACGAAGCGGCAGGAGGGCGCTCAGCCCGCGAGCCAGCTGCCCTAGGCAGGCCCGCCTCGACGAGGCTACCTTGA
- a CDS encoding AbrB family transcriptional regulator — protein sequence MSKRGATTNCWLLVVAATATTFFAFDRASVPTAALFAALFVGIGYALVAKNRALRVPGPGLTVGQALIGVALGAEMQPSTLRAVAADWLGVSVVTLGTLLVSLAVGLLVARRGRVNRATGALGLVAGGASGIVAMADELGADGRLVAFMQYLRVLVVVIVAPVVAFALLEGDRSSASQLDSSGAGVVGDLAFTAGCALAGVLIARRLKMTAGSLLFPLVLTAVFAGSGLLGEPAVPTAVQNVAFVLIGWQVGLRFTAATIREAQALLPWVLTAIVTLILACAGLALLLVPLAHVTFADAYLATSPGGLYAVLAASVAINANTTFVVSVQVFRIFVMMLVAPPLIRIIVRSERARRPSASPPPGGPSAVADLVEEA from the coding sequence CTGAGCAAACGAGGCGCCACGACGAATTGCTGGCTCCTAGTCGTCGCGGCGACGGCGACCACGTTCTTTGCGTTCGATCGGGCGAGCGTTCCGACCGCCGCACTCTTCGCCGCGCTCTTCGTCGGTATCGGCTACGCGCTCGTCGCCAAGAACCGTGCGCTTCGCGTGCCCGGTCCCGGCTTGACGGTAGGTCAGGCCCTCATCGGCGTCGCACTCGGTGCCGAGATGCAACCGTCGACGCTTCGAGCCGTTGCGGCCGACTGGTTAGGAGTGTCGGTCGTCACGCTCGGAACCCTCTTGGTCTCGCTCGCCGTTGGCCTGCTCGTTGCCAGACGCGGACGCGTAAACCGTGCTACGGGCGCCCTGGGACTCGTCGCTGGAGGTGCCAGCGGGATCGTCGCTATGGCAGATGAGCTCGGCGCGGACGGACGACTTGTCGCATTCATGCAGTACCTGCGCGTTCTCGTTGTCGTCATCGTGGCGCCGGTCGTCGCCTTCGCCCTCCTCGAAGGTGATCGGTCTTCGGCGAGTCAGCTCGACTCGTCCGGGGCGGGCGTAGTCGGCGACCTCGCGTTCACTGCCGGCTGCGCGCTCGCGGGTGTGTTGATCGCCCGACGGCTCAAGATGACGGCCGGCTCACTTCTCTTCCCCCTCGTGCTCACCGCGGTCTTCGCAGGATCGGGCCTTCTCGGAGAGCCGGCCGTTCCCACGGCCGTTCAGAACGTCGCCTTTGTTCTCATCGGCTGGCAGGTTGGCCTTCGCTTCACAGCTGCCACAATCCGAGAGGCACAGGCACTGCTGCCGTGGGTCTTGACGGCGATCGTCACCTTGATCCTGGCCTGTGCCGGCCTAGCTCTGCTCCTGGTGCCGCTTGCCCATGTCACCTTCGCCGACGCCTACCTCGCGACGAGCCCCGGCGGGCTCTACGCCGTTCTTGCCGCGTCGGTTGCCATCAACGCAAACACCACGTTCGTGGTGTCTGTTCAGGTTTTTCGGATCTTCGTGATGATGCTCGTCGCCCCGCCACTCATCCGCATCATCGTGCGCTCCGAGCGCGCTCGGCGCCCGAGCGCGTCTCCCCCACCGGGCGGTCCGTCAGCGGTAGCTGATCTCGTCGAAGAAGCGTGA
- a CDS encoding citryl-CoA lyase, with protein sequence MTEMSHAHPDRVEVRGRDLCQDLMGRLSFTEYFFLLLTGEEPNEDQQFFLDVLLLSIAEHGMMPTNVAARMTLAADPGSLQGAVAAGILGCGPVILGASEECARLLEEGASRVAEGGDPADVARHLATEIRASGGRVPGFGHPVHRPVDPRAERILELADARGVSGSHVEIARQLRDGVAQVWGKPLPMNVAMPIAAVMLDLGFTSDVVKAVPILARTAGLLGHLAEERRQPIGFYMAGKAEESISYEPAA encoded by the coding sequence GTGACCGAGATGAGCCACGCTCATCCGGACCGAGTGGAGGTGCGCGGCCGCGACCTCTGTCAGGACCTCATGGGCCGACTGAGCTTCACGGAGTACTTCTTCCTCCTGCTCACGGGCGAGGAGCCGAACGAGGACCAGCAGTTTTTCCTCGACGTGCTCCTGCTCTCGATCGCAGAGCACGGGATGATGCCGACGAACGTCGCTGCCCGAATGACGCTGGCGGCGGATCCTGGATCGCTGCAGGGAGCAGTCGCCGCCGGGATACTAGGATGCGGCCCCGTCATCCTCGGCGCCTCCGAGGAGTGCGCGCGCTTGCTCGAGGAGGGCGCATCCCGTGTCGCGGAGGGCGGTGATCCCGCGGACGTCGCCAGACATCTCGCGACGGAGATCCGTGCATCAGGCGGGCGTGTGCCTGGCTTCGGCCACCCGGTTCATCGACCTGTGGACCCGCGGGCCGAGCGGATTCTCGAGCTAGCCGATGCCCGCGGCGTGAGCGGCTCCCACGTCGAGATCGCACGCCAGCTTCGCGACGGCGTTGCTCAGGTGTGGGGTAAGCCCCTGCCGATGAACGTCGCCATGCCCATCGCGGCGGTCATGCTCGATCTCGGATTCACGTCAGACGTGGTGAAGGCTGTGCCCATCCTCGCGCGAACCGCTGGCCTGCTCGGGCATCTCGCCGAGGAGCGTCGCCAGCCGATCGGCTTCTACATGGCCGGCAAGGCCGAAGAGTCCATCAGCTACGAGCCGGCGGCCTGA
- a CDS encoding alpha/beta hydrolase — MSLDEALDDASVRAHLRRTADVVGLAIDEIAAPRSRFVRVGDVRYHYLDWETPALPVLFLHGYGLNAHTWDAVALGLSRDYRCLALDQRGHGRSDWGSRSDYTVEARALAADTMLDVVGLDEVALVGHSMGALVGLSLAARLRRRVAALVMVDASPFSSVSRSTGARFRERTFESVDEAFELVRRANPGREPQVLRQNLLFNLRQLPDGEWTWRYDQRQEMLRPEDRGERNRKLIALLPDVTSPTLVVRGIRSEVVEAGPADDFARALPNGRLMEIEDAGHNVQGDNPRRLAEVVSRFFDEISYR; from the coding sequence GTGTCGCTCGACGAAGCCTTAGACGACGCCTCGGTCAGAGCGCACCTCCGACGCACGGCCGACGTCGTCGGCCTGGCCATCGATGAGATTGCCGCTCCTAGATCGAGGTTCGTTCGAGTCGGCGACGTGCGGTACCACTACCTGGACTGGGAGACTCCGGCCCTCCCCGTCCTCTTCTTGCATGGGTACGGCCTCAATGCGCATACCTGGGATGCGGTCGCACTCGGACTCTCTCGCGACTACCGCTGCCTCGCGCTCGATCAGCGGGGCCACGGGCGCTCAGACTGGGGCTCGCGCAGCGACTACACGGTCGAGGCTCGAGCGCTGGCGGCCGACACGATGCTCGACGTAGTCGGACTCGACGAGGTCGCGCTCGTCGGGCACTCCATGGGAGCGCTCGTGGGATTGAGTCTGGCCGCGCGGCTGCGACGGCGTGTCGCCGCTCTGGTTATGGTCGATGCAAGCCCGTTCTCTTCTGTGTCGAGGAGCACAGGCGCGCGGTTTCGTGAGCGGACGTTCGAGTCGGTCGACGAAGCGTTCGAGCTCGTAAGGCGTGCGAACCCCGGCCGCGAGCCGCAGGTTCTACGCCAGAACCTGCTCTTCAACCTGCGCCAGCTCCCCGACGGAGAATGGACATGGCGATACGACCAACGGCAGGAGATGCTGCGTCCCGAGGACCGCGGCGAGCGCAATCGGAAGCTGATCGCGCTCCTTCCCGACGTGACCTCGCCCACTCTCGTCGTGCGTGGCATCAGGAGCGAAGTGGTCGAGGCCGGCCCTGCAGACGACTTCGCCCGAGCGCTTCCGAACGGCCGCCTGATGGAGATCGAGGACGCGGGTCATAATGTGCAGGGCGACAACCCACGCCGTCTCGCCGAGGTCGTCTCACGCTTCTTCGACGAGATCAGCTACCGCTGA
- the tcuA gene encoding FAD-dependent tricarballylate dehydrogenase TcuA — protein sequence MAAYDVVVAGGGNAALCAAIAARSRGASVLVLECAPKAWRGGNSKYTRNIRVAHLDGDAVMPGAYSPQEFLSDLVRVTGKDLDQDLASYVVERSLDLPAWMSDQGIRWQPPLRGTLQLARTNRFFLGGGKALMNAYYRRAESLGIAVRYEAPVVELAFEGERCTGVVVAANGSSERVRAGAVVVATGGFEANIEWLREYWGDRVENYAVRGTAYNDGALLRVLLDLGAEARGNPRGHHAIAVDARSPKFEGGIVTRVDSVPFSIVVNIHGDRFADEGEDLWPMRYATWGGLIGAQPEQMAYSIFDSKVAGNFIGGAYPPLIANTVGELAQKAGLPVLRVEETVGEFNRSIVPGEYDPTRLDGCRTIDLSPPKSNWALPIDTPPYYCYPLIPGITFTYLAVAVDRAARVLRESGRPLENVYAAGEIMAGNILLRGYLAGIGMTIGTVFGVVAGEHAAGVRRG from the coding sequence GTGGCGGCGTACGACGTCGTCGTCGCCGGTGGAGGCAACGCTGCCCTGTGCGCTGCGATCGCAGCGCGCTCGCGAGGCGCGTCCGTGCTCGTGCTCGAGTGCGCTCCGAAGGCGTGGCGGGGCGGGAACAGCAAGTACACGCGCAACATCCGGGTTGCACACCTCGACGGAGACGCCGTGATGCCCGGTGCGTACTCACCGCAGGAGTTCCTCTCCGACCTTGTCCGCGTCACCGGCAAGGATCTCGACCAGGATCTCGCCTCCTACGTGGTCGAGCGCTCACTCGACCTCCCGGCGTGGATGAGCGACCAGGGCATTCGCTGGCAACCTCCGCTCCGCGGCACGCTGCAGCTTGCCCGGACAAACCGCTTCTTCCTCGGTGGTGGCAAGGCGCTCATGAACGCGTACTACCGGCGGGCGGAGTCGCTCGGCATCGCTGTGCGCTACGAGGCACCGGTCGTCGAGCTCGCGTTCGAGGGCGAGCGCTGCACCGGCGTCGTGGTGGCGGCGAACGGATCGTCGGAGCGAGTTCGTGCCGGAGCGGTCGTCGTCGCGACGGGCGGCTTCGAGGCCAACATCGAGTGGCTCCGCGAGTACTGGGGAGACCGAGTCGAGAACTACGCCGTTCGCGGCACTGCCTATAACGATGGCGCGCTGCTTCGCGTGCTTCTCGACCTCGGTGCCGAAGCGCGCGGGAACCCACGCGGCCACCACGCGATCGCCGTGGACGCCCGCTCACCGAAGTTCGAAGGGGGCATCGTCACGCGCGTCGACTCCGTGCCGTTCTCGATCGTCGTCAACATCCATGGCGATCGGTTCGCCGACGAAGGCGAGGACCTCTGGCCCATGCGCTACGCGACGTGGGGTGGCCTCATCGGCGCACAACCCGAGCAGATGGCGTACTCGATCTTCGACTCGAAAGTGGCCGGGAACTTCATCGGGGGGGCCTATCCGCCACTCATCGCCAACACTGTCGGGGAGCTGGCGCAGAAGGCCGGCCTCCCGGTGCTGCGCGTGGAGGAGACGGTCGGCGAATTCAATCGCTCGATCGTGCCTGGCGAGTACGACCCCACACGCCTCGACGGGTGCCGGACGATCGACCTCTCCCCTCCGAAGAGCAACTGGGCACTGCCGATCGACACGCCGCCCTACTACTGCTATCCGCTGATCCCCGGCATCACGTTCACCTACCTCGCAGTCGCGGTCGATCGGGCCGCGCGCGTTCTTCGGGAGTCGGGGCGGCCGCTCGAGAACGTGTACGCCGCGGGCGAGATCATGGCGGGGAACATCCTGCTTCGCGGCTACCTCGCCGGAATCGGCATGACGATCGGCACGGTCTTCGGTGTGGTCGCAGGCGAGCACGCGGCCGGGGTCCGTCGTGGCTGA